The following are encoded together in the Zingiber officinale cultivar Zhangliang chromosome 8A, Zo_v1.1, whole genome shotgun sequence genome:
- the LOC122010908 gene encoding zinc finger MYM-type protein 1-like: MRQEYSLRVSRIKDSVEYSFSSGKHELEVAYRKRLTSNLKVIRFFLLQGLPFWGHDESSTSFNRGNFLELLKWYSSECPEVAAVVGMNAPGNNQTIFPKIQKKLVNACAVETTNAILADLGDRWFTLLLDEARDCSVKEQMAVVIRYVNKHGEVIERFMAVVHVATTTTACLKEAIDSLFAKYGLSVARLRDQRYNGASNMYREFNGLKSLTMKENPYVLYVHCFAHQLQLMVVAVAQANQYVCDFMWIVGSIVNTSASSCKRADKLRQLEHDRKVKLLERGEISSGRGLNQETSLARPGDTRWGSHHSTLCRFEQMWPFVIEVLQNLIDDGDRSSKGLSRTLVERMERSDERFKGISDLGALAKKMIETMKNRVFPLVYWMIELALLLPVATATVERLFSAMNIVKTDLRNRIGDEWINDSLVVYIEKDVFNTVDNEQILQRFQNTESQRI; encoded by the exons ATGAGGCAAGAATACAGTTTGAGGGTTTCAAGAATCAAAGACAGTGTAGAGTATTCATTTTCATCGGGGAAACATGAGCTTGAAGTTGCTTATCGCAAACGCTTGACTTccaatttaaaagtaattcgatTTTTCTTGTTACAAGGATTGCCTTTTTGGGGACATGATGAGTCTTCGACATCATTCAATAgaggaaattttttagaattgctCAAATGGTATAGCTCAGAGTGTCCAGAAGTTGCGGCCGTTGTTGGAATGAATGCACCTGGAAATAATCAAACGATTTTcccaaaaattcaaaagaaattggTGAATGCTTGTGCAGTTGAGACCACAAATGCTATTCTAGCTGATCTTGGAGATAGGTGGTTCACTTTACTACTTGATGAGGCTCGTGACTGTTCAGTGAAAGAGCAAATGGCAGTTGTTATTAGATATGTGAACAAACATGGAGAGGTGATTGAACGATTTATGGCTGTAGTTCATGTTGCAACAACTACAACTGCTTGTTTGAAGGAGGCAATCGACTCTTTATTTGCTAAGTATGGTTTGTCAGTGGCAAGATTGAGGGATCAAAGATATAATGGTGCTTCAAATATGTATAGAGAATTTAATGGCTTAAAGTCACTGACAATGAAAGAAAATCCGTATGTATTgtatgttcattgttttgctcatcaactccagctaATGGTTGTAGCTGTTGCTCAAGCAAATCAATATGTTTGTGATTTCATGTGGATTGTTGGTTCGATTGTGAACACATCTGCATCATCTTGCAAAAGGGCCGACAAACTTCGACAACTTGAACATGACAGAAAAGTTAAACTTCTTGAAAGAGGAGAGATTAGTTCTGGTAGAGGACTAAACCAAGAAACTAGTCTAGCTAGACCTGGAGATACACGATGGGGGTCTCATCATTCAACTTTATGTCGTTTTGAACAAATGTGGCCATTTGTTATAGAGGTTCTTCAAAATTTGATTGATGATGGTGATCGTTCTTCTAAGGGTTTAAGTAGAACTTTGGTTGAAAGAATGGAGAG ATCAGATGAACGGTTTAAAGGCATTTCAGATTTGGGAGCTCTTGCAAAGAAAATGATTGAAACAATGAAGAACCGTGTGTTTCCTTTGGTTTATTGGATGATTGAGCTAGCCTTACTTCTTCCAGTTGCTACTGCAACCGTTGAAAGACTGTTTTCGGCAATGAATATTGTCAAAACAGATTTGCGAAACAGGATTGGAGATGAATGGATAAATGATAGTTTGGTAGTCTATATCGAGAAAGATGTTTTTAATACTGTCGACAATGAGCAAATTTTACAGCGTTTTCAGAATACGGAGTCTCAAAGAATATAA